The region TTGTCAGTCTTATTAGTTTAACCTAGAAAAAATGCGGCCATGGAACATAGATAAGCTGTATTTGAGGTGATGGACTACACCCGTAGGCATGTGGGGCAAGGCTGGTAAATTCAAACCTCTTTAGACTTCATGGTAGTGGAAGCCTTGTGCATTGCGCTGGCCTTACTATTTGGATCAACTTAAGTTTGACAAGTTATATGAATGCTCTTTGCCTTagttcattgtgtttctattttagatttctttattgatttaatCCATATACCCTTAGGACACCATCTCAGCTTTCATGAGCACAACTGTATTATGTTCTTTTGCATCCTCTCCATAAATTACtgaaagttttattttcttcatgaaGTATGCCATGACAAATTTCTAATTTAGATGTTTATGAGGAATGCTGTGGTTGCTATTGGATACTGACTTCTACTTTGAAAAACTACATCAGTTCACATTTATGATGGttattcatgatttatttgAGACTATTCATTTATAACTCTAAAAGTTATATGCTGTTCTTCATTTCTGTAAGTTATATGATTTAGTTCCTTGTATAATATGGTTAAGATAGTCCTGAATATAAATATGTGTTACCTCCTGCCGTTGGAGGTGAAATAGGCCTGCATAAGTCACCATGGATCAATTCCAGAGGTTGGTTTGCTCAGTAGCTTTCATTCCGTTCTTGATCTTGATCCTCGATTACTCGGTAGCTTTCATTCCGTTCTTGATCCTCGATTACTATACAAATTTTCATGGCATGATTACGATAAAGTATATGATCCGCAAATAATTTGTCTGCATTCCTTTGTACACGATTTCAGTATTTACCTTCAAACGTATGTGAGCAAGATGAAGAAAATCATATCTTCTACTTATTATAAATCTTACTACATCTCATAGATCAAGACAGCAGCGACGGATATTATAGGAGTTTACAGACCTGTTCTGTGAATTGCTAATACTGATTTATGTGATAACAGGAGACATTATTTGCACATCTATCTCAGTTATTTATACCctttttattcattaatattttatttttgccgAAATTTCATCCTTTCATAGAAATGAAACATTAAAGCCCAGGCATGTCCATTTCATTTGGTTGAAGTAAACCAAGCTAGTGTCACTGCTTTATAATGTCTTCAGAAATTAAGTTTGCAATGCCATAAAtgttaatcttaatttttgtttcatCTTACTGATATGTTATTGAAATTCTCCATGGATGCAGTTGTGATTGGCCTTATTATTGATCTCATTGCATGCATTGCCCATTTGATTGTTGTGCACTGCTGACCTCATCTGATTTACAGGTGGCAAAGAATTATGGGGCCCTCCGGAAGCGATGAAATCATATTgtgcctctttttttttttttttataatgtttataaaGCGTAATTGGATGTTGATGGTTTGAGTTATTATTCTCCAGAGTGAGAGTGTTTAATATTTCTTAACTAGTAAGTGTTTTTGGTACACTTGATTACTTACTGAAAAAAAAGTAACTCTATATTAGAGTGAGAGTGTTTAATATCTGTCGTTTATTCATTCATTGAGATCTCatctcaatattttattttattttttaacttcatGAAAATAAAGTAACTCTATATTAGTGTATGCTTGAggaattatttacaaaaacagCTGTTCCAGCCTGTTTTATGAGTGGTTGagaacttaattttttttttttaactttttctgttttcatttatttatatgcaACTTTTTGAATCAGAAGTATATAATCGTTCAATCATTGAAATTAATTACTCAAGTGATGTAGATAATTTGGATGCaacaaaatatgtaaaaaaaaaaaaaaatcaagtatctGAATgatcatttatattatttgcaATTTATTAACGAGACAGAgatttggaaaataaataaataaatgagaaatctttaaaattaaaaattttgagagtTTTTTATTCAACATTAAAGTAATCAACAAGCCAGATAAGCGCTAACTGCTACATTGTTCTTTACAGGGATAATTTATGTGATTGAATCTTCAAAAGGCAATATTATGATGACATCCACCTtctgttattattttaaattaactcCTAGTTAAAAGCACTCAACCCACTAAGCATGATCTTGGTTTCAGCACTGGATTACTGAGATCCCCACCAacccaaatttattaaaatttcccCCCAAGTCCACCCAACTCAAGTGAAAGCCAATTTTGACTTTGATCCCATTGAAACTAATATAGAAATATACTTAATAGTCCAATATATAGAGGCATCACAAGATCCACTCAGTTCCACACTATTAGCCTGTtttagaaaacaacaacaagaggAATGGGTAGATCTTGCCTTCTTGAGATGCTTCTCATCTCAATGGTTTTCTCAATCTCAATCACTCAAGGTAGCCTCTTTTCCTTTGACACTTTCATATGCTCCTCTTCTTATTCCTCTAGACTCTTTAATTATCTCTTTATCTCTTCTTGTTCTGACTTCAGGACATTGTAGATGGATTAAACTAACGGTTAATTATGACAAGGGTTATCCTTCTCATGAGGTATTATTGTTTTAACTAAAAATCTTAAGTTGGTTTTTCCTTCTGGGTTTTATATGAAGTGATATTGGCTTAACTTGATGGTAAATATAATAATAGGAAAATTCAAGTGTGGAAAGGGGAATGATGGAGATGGTGATGGACTATGGGGACCCAAGAGCAAACACAAATCACAGAGGTGGAGCTTTTAACCCTCCAACCGGATCTTCTCACAAACCTTAAAGTTCTGAGATAATGATCAATATGAATAAAATGAAGTGCTTGTTCATTCTCCAAGCAAGATTACTTCTGTTGTTGTGTATAAAGTGTTCTATTATTATTTCAGTTTCACTTGCTTGAGATGTTGCCTTTTTGCTCTCTCATAATAGCATTGTTCTATCTGCATATCCTTTATTtacgtatttatttatttattttttaaaaggataTGCATATAATTTATGTGCAACTTCTCAATTTATGAGGAAGAaagatttaatatatttaaatcaaagaaaatgcattatatatatatatatatatatatgaacttgtatcacaaattaaaaaaaaactaattgaaTTTGCAAACAGTTGACTCTCCACTCCACACTACTTAGTTTGGGCACTACTTGGGAAGGGGatgagaagaagagaggaataagaataagaatagaGGGAGAGGGGAGAATAATGATGaaagtatttgatttaaatgaataatatttaggaataggaaaaagtaagagagagaagatcaaaattacatttatacccttttgtataaataaaatcatttgtataaaattatgaattatgtttaataataaatatttaacattatttattattaaatatttacaatataattatttattttaatttaatatagtcaaataattaaaattaatataattagttaacatatttaattattatatttaactataataattaataataataggtaaaaaataatgatatttaaattaatttattatgttaatcaatatatatatgttataataatttaaattaaaaatttaaattattataattaattatttaaagtaataattttttattaacatataataaataaataaataaataaatcacttataaaaaataatttaaatatcattatttttaatacttatttatttaaattgttataattaaatctattaattaattatattaattttaattattaattaaatataaatagaggGGTAATATAGACATTCCCATGCTAAGGAGCGCCAAACCCCCCATTTTTTCAAGTAGTGCCACTCATCCACATACATGAATCCCATTACCATAAAAAGACACTATTCATGCCTTTCCTAGTTACCAAACATGGGTTAAGGACTCATGGGTGTAAGTGATTCTGTCATGTTCCAAACctaaccgggcacgtggcaaccgccacgacgacaagaagtgggtcccacaacggccccaccttcaggtcgccgtaaggctcaatataaacctgttatcacaattacatagctagatgacaaaataatactaagatcacaatagggttccctgatactagggaccctaaacacaagtagcatcAACAACAGTACAAACCAAGGTTTCAGatacaaccagaaaatacaaatacatgaacaacatataaaggtcaagtctagtggatccataaattttacatgcatactataacaaacctaaacaagaagaacaaataaatcaCTCTACTGCTGCACAGCACAACTCtgtccaacgtcgcagtctAAAAAGATAGAAGAATGGGGAATAGTGAGAAATAGATGTTACCCAGTGAAtggtgtcagcatagatgtaacagagtgataaagtatttcaaatagtaattccacacgaataataacatataaaatcaattccaagtattcaacaaatTAACAAGTAACACAAGTTTCATCAACAGTAAAAGCCaatagcatttaaaaaaaacaatgaacatagctccaaaataCAGGCTGAcctaaaacaattcccacgCTAATCGTGTCCGCGACTAActatgggaccaccaaggagttttaaaacttttttttttaaaatttaaaaggttgcctttccttggtgttggccactgagatcccgtgtggtgaccccgggtttctcaaataaaagaaccccttgtcaatggctccgcgcacctcttgaccaggttAAACaagggttaaccacgccgcctcccatcaggccggaccgtggaaccccacactacAGTGTTGGACTAAAGtccgccgtcaccatcaaaactgaatgtcacaatataattctttccaatttccaattcaaagaatccatcatacaatgtttaaaacAGGAAATgtatcaaaccatattccatttgcatataaatacgggaatgcaagtaaacatgtttcttttaaaataaataggtataagcattctaggtttaaccatttcaagtaaattcatactcaaaatatatatgaaggaaaccaatttatcatcaaatttatgtgataaaaacacatgaagaaatactttaatactttaatgcatgaaaatacaattatacatgtctaatacgaaaccttagggtttttagggcaagacaacgtcattttggatccaaacaacATTGGAATGGAGTAaccctagttccaatgagttcaggataaggagagcttcaatgtggaccaaagaaataccagaaaagactcaaaattgtcggtgctacagtaacttcgatGTTGCTGCAGTAAAATCGAActttatactatggttttctcccaatttacaacactaaatcaaaaaatttcttcaacaacattctcatacatgaatcataaatcattagcttcaatttgagcctataaatcaccaaatccatggaaaattcaaagtttttttacatttttaaaaataaggaaatacgggagaaatacaaaataaaaacattggatctAAGGCTTACCAGATTCAGGAGTGAAGGAGGAAGAATTTTGGTATTTGAGTTCGCCGGAAAAAAGTTTTTTCTAAGGTTAGGGTCGgccaaacaagaaagaaagagaaataaatgaagaaggagaagaagccaGGTTGGTTTCTCTCAGATTCCCACTCCCAAGGAGACAATCCATGATCCATACGGGTCCTTAAAACTTCCTCATGTTCCAATAGAGACAACAAAACAGACCATGTAAaattaaaagatgaaaaagcCTTTTTATCAAAAGAGTAAGCTATGAAAAACACACACACTTGAAAaacgccgttgccggggatcgAACCCGGGTCATCCGCGTGACAGGCGGAAATACTTACCACTATACTACAACGACTTCGTTGTGTGTTtccatataatttaaaatttctaataACAAGTATTTTCCTATTCCaattatttacatattaattaaactaatattatgaaaaaaaaaaatcaaaataaatatatttatataattgaaaGAGCAGTGTGAATAtgtttaaattctataaaattatataaaataattaataattgggCATAATTTTAAGTAGTAATTAATTGTAGAGTTTCACCTGTTGGTTATGTTACCACCCACAAATCCCACTAATTATAACCATCGTATAATCGGATTCCCCCCGCACACAGAGCCTTGCTAAGCTAAGATGAGTGGAGACACGAAGCGGGgcctgaagaagaagaaggatggcgATGCGGAGGTGGACGAGCTCCTGCGCCAAACCGAGGATGATCTCCTCCTCAAGCTCAGCGTCAACGCCCACACCGTCTCCGACTCATCCTTGGACTCCGATTTAGCCCGCCGCTTCCAAGCCCTTAAATCGCCTGCGGCCTTGGCTCCGATCTCGTCCAAGCCAAGAGAAGGAAAAGGTAAGCCGGAGAATGAAGAGGATGCGGAGCGACAGAGGATCCTTGGAGACGATCTATCTGCGAGGTTCGCAGCGCTAAAGGGTTGCTCTTCAGAGGCAAATCAAAGTCCATCGCAGTCCAAGATGATGATGGAAATTGGGGGTTCTGATGCGGAGGATGATGAGGTTGAGAAGGTTATGCGATGGGCCATTGACGCGGCACGGCTTGATCCTTCGAAAGGcggcgatgatgatgatgatgatgatgatgtggaggTTTCTGATGATGAGGAGATTGCGAAGAAGGTTTCTGATGATGAGGAGATCgcgaagaaggagagaaacaaAGGCAAGGGGAAGCCCAAGAaatggtttttcttttgatttcatgcTTGCCCTAATTATATGAGATCTCATCTGAGAATTGGAATTGCTCTGCTTGAGAGTTGGGATccttttttctatatattataaagagtatatatatatatatacttatatattcaaatactATGTAAATTGTATTTATACAACACAAAATCACTCGGTGTTGGTTCTTTACTGGCgtttcataattaaataaaaaaaatttaacaaaaaagtgtttttttttatattaactgTGAGAGAGTTTGATCCCCTCGACCATTCACTTAGCAAGGGAAAAACTCACCGCATTTCTCACTGGGCCAGTTACCACATTTTTAAtgggaagaaaaataaagattgttataatatatatatatatatatataagcagattttagaatttttttatttaaaaatacttgaatatttggaaaaaaaacttttgtaaataataatttatcattatcaatatGACATTTTATTTACtagtttcattaatttatacatCCATAAATTAACATCATTATATttaatgtgtgttttttttaaaattttaactttatatTGAATCCGCTCTAGCAAcaagataatttatttttttattttatcctttttccaATGTAGTGGTTGAAAAACAGTCTtcatatttatctttaaaaaaaaattatacttccaccttatttagattttatatcACAAAACATTTTCACCTTTATCTTCAAACAGTATGAATTGTATTCAATTTAACAATGGTTTcacatgattattattttgatttataaataaatttaaatagtttatttgaAGATAATTAAATTGTCTGTGTAATTTAAAagttatgataaaaaaaatcataacatatATTACCATCGCCACGTGTAATAACAAACATAGAGCACTAGAGGAAGCCCTCGTTTTCTCGAGCTTTCTTCGAAATCCCGACGAAAGCTCTAGGCGGCGATGTCAGCTCGGGTGGCGTTCGCTGCGGCTGCGGCCATCTCTCGCTCTTCTTCTCGCGCTTCTTCTGCTAAGCTGATCCCACACCGCGGCCTCGCCGGTGGCGGAGGTTCATCTCTCCTCTCCTTCcccctctttctttttctcaatttttattgggttttatTCCTGTACAGATCGCCATTTCCTCGCAAATTATTTGGTTGCCactaaaattactaaatttGATGTTGTGTTGTATAAATTTGAAGATTATTGTGGTGAAGAATCTGAATTTGTTGTTCTTGATTCGAGGTTTGCTTATTATGTGCTGATGATCAACGCTGGATTTACtgcaaaatttgatttttcctgCTGTAGTGGATAGTGATTCTCCCCTTAAGTCATATGTTTGGTTTACGTCTTTGATCACTGTGAAACTATTGCATTGTTTGAGCATTTTGTAGCCTAGATCAGTAATAGAAGagttattttcttgtttgacACATTTGAACATTGTGTCTTAagttttttagaatttttttcacTGTACAATTTTTAATACTTAGACCATAGATGATTTTGAGCCAAGCATCTCTCTACTCCTGGCATGATTGCTTCCCTTCATCCCTTCTTAGATCACCAGACACATAcaagtgtttttattgttaaaagtaGATGGTACAAAGTCAATACCAGTTGAACAATGGAAAAATACCATATGTGAGAATCAGCATTGCTGGCAATAAAAatgacacacacacaaaaaggaaaaaaatcaagttaGTTTGAATATGCATATTATTTGCAACCcttagtttaattatattctggGATATGATTGGCTGTAGTTAGAACTCGTGTGATTTAGTTTGAGAGAACAATTCTTCTGATGCTCTTATTTTATAGGCAACCATTCTGATTGTTACTGACCAAGCTCCTTGATTATTTTGGTTGGAACCCTTCTGATTAATCTCAAGTATTATTCATGTATTTCTTCGTTGTGTGCAGATCATCATGGACCTCCAAAGGTTAACTTTTGGGAAGACCCATTAAGCCCATCAAAGTGGAAGGAAGAACATGTGAGTTTAGCCttcatttttggaatttttgcaaTGCAAATATCAATTCTTGAAGTCCTTATGGTACTCCTTGTTCTCAATAATTCAATTACTCTCATCATGTTTACCTGATCCAAAATCTTCTCACCAGATGCATCACTCAGTATTCTGTAGTGGTACTTggaatttgaaatatttttaattttaacaaatgCCCCTTGTTGTCCACACATAAAACGAAAAATATctgaaatattcttttaaaatgGAGGCAAGGTTAGATAATGTAAACAAGTTGATCTGTCAACAACACTACTGTATATTGTCTGAGTGGAGTTCTTGGGAAAGCTGGAAAAGACTTCCAGTTCGCACTTGGTGTAACCATTTAGCACCTCTTCTGCATTACAGAATTCACTCCAGATTAACTTTATTGTATCtatccataattttttatttttaaataggtGGAGATTGACAGAAGACTCTCAAAATAACTTTTGagattcttcaataaaattttagagaCTTGATCTGTTATCAGTGCGATGGATCATGGATGGTGCATTCTTCATTTACTTTTCATGATTGTGCTTATGAAGTCTACATATGAGGCTGGTTTCTTACTTATAATGATGTATGTTGTGGAATTCTTCATTACTAGATTACATTTATTGTTCGTTTAggaatttattttcattttactaTTCTGTCACTTATactaagggggcgtttggttggatgtagttgaaaatgcaatggatttgtatttacaaatccttgtatttgaaaattcaggagagtcaaatccagtgtttggttggatgtatttgtaatgctgagtcacaaaattttgtatttggttggagagatttttttaatttagattattaatataatataatatattaattatatattatattattaatattaattgcactataattatattttataaaatataaaatataattatagtgtaattaattttatgagtaattaatataattaatatatacttaatttattataataaaatataaaatattaattatttattttaataaataatataatataatataatatatcaattatatactatattacaaatattaattacactataattatattttatttaatattttataaaatataattatggtataattaatattatgagtaattaatataattaatatattaattctttattaaaaaaattaatataatataatataatatatgaattatatattatattactaatattaattacactataattacattttataagatattaaatataatataattatagtgtaattaatattataagtaattaatataattaatatattaattattagatGGGATTCACTGAATGGGATTTTGAAATTCGGTCATTTTGGCCGGATTTCATAATCCCATGacttttggatttgaaaatacaaaggaGATTGAAATCCattgaaacaaacaaaagatttctcaaatccaaggATTTTCAAATCCAAGTATTTTCAAATCCGGCCAAACAAACAGCCCCTTAATGACTGATGATGCGAAGATCGTCATACCTGGCATTTGAAACTTAATATACCATTTATCTTCTGCAGTTTGTGCTTGTCAGCTTAAGTGGTTGGGGTTTATTGATTTATGGAGGTTTCAAGCTTTTTGgtgggaaaaaagaaaagaaagaagaggtatttttttcttacctGTATTTCATATGGGCTGATATATGCCTAGACTAACAACTGAACCAAGAGGAGAAAACTTACTGTTGGTTTCCTCTTTTTCAGGTGGTGCCAGATGCAAAGCAGTAGAATGTTTTTCTTTGTatgctttttaaaaatttcagtGGTCTAGAGCGGATGGTGTGAGCAAATAGATAGAACATCTTGTTTGTAACATCAATGAATGCTTTGTGGACAGAATGCCCTTCTTTTGTTTCTGCGGTTGGATCACTTTTCTATAATTTGTTACTAATAAAtctcatttttatgttttttaaatgttttttttttccttctcaatGAAGGCTTTCCATTATTTTAAAGGTTGAAATTGATTCTTGTGGGtaacaaataaaagtatatGGTTTTGAGCTGTGAGTCTTAATGTGTATTTAAATCTAATtcagtttctagggtttgtatTTACTTATGGAACATGTATAATTAAccttgatttattattatcatagaAGTTTTAAACCCTGGATTTGATTTGCAGACTTGGATAACTATTGTACTCcgcctaatcaatgcaatgcacttcaaatttaaataacattaatttAAACATTCTTGTCTATCAAATTAAGTGAATTCCCATCTTAGAGGTCCAAAACCacctgttttttttaaattttatttcagtaACCCAGTTGTATAAAAAGCTCTAGttgaaatattaaaatcattttattatcattaatatagAGATGGCTTTTAGTgcttaaaattattattcaCAATTAATGCAGTCAGACTAACTACGCTTTGACAGTAAACACATTATTCActatattaatttgaaaattaattgcTATTTATggtctttctatatatattaagtCCCAATGCTATTGCTAGGCACTCACAACCACATTCTCTCTAACCAAGCTTATTTCCATGATGACCAAGGTGTTTTTCTATGGCCTTTCTTTGCTGTGTCTTTTTCTTGCAATTGATTCTGATAATAGATGTCAGGCCAAGATATTGCATGAGGGGAATGAGGTATGAATTTTAATACTTGAATTTCATCATCTGTGTTAAAATTTGGAagaatgttattatatatatatatgtatcctATTGAGAAATTTAAGATAAAAAGCATTCTTCTTTTCTGTTATGGAGATTTCTTTTTCTGTCTCTCTGATTGGTTTAAGAAagagtaaaaaattattatatacatttgagaaaagtgaaaaagaatAAAGGTGTTTTCACCTCTTATTTGATTATTCTCTAAATTTTTATCATGGGttaaaagataattttcaaaatcccattttttttacACTATGAATTCCCCCTATAGATTCTAAGTGATGACCgacatattaatttataaaaaaggtCAAAACAGAATGTATATgatcttaaatatataaatgaaaattataacaaaacaaCCTATagttattttgtaaaaatttatttggtataattaattaaagtgtTGAAATTATTGCAGGGTATAGTATTTAATGGTTCCAACCTATCATATCCATCTGCTGAAGCAACAAGTCACATCAGACATGTAAGTTCACTTAATATAaagatttatacattttttatataccatttcatgaaaaaaaaaagttaatgatcaaaaccaaaattattaaattagcaCTAGAAATGTAAATCATTAAAAACTTCTCTAATTTCTTTAAAGCATTTTAAattgtgttttgaatttttccATCAACTGACTttgcaaatttatttaaaaaacacaatgattttgacaatttaaaagtttaaattcaTACTTGACTGACTTAAATCAAACTTTGCTGAGAAagtatttaatttgatgttcttcatgctttattgttttatataaacACTGATAAACTGTATATTTTAATTGCTCATACACAGTCAGCAGTGTATTATTTAGgtaaagatcaatatgtttatCATGGTGCAAAGGTAACTATGATAGTTTATGGCGCACCTAACATACAGCGAGATCAATTAAGTACATCTGCAATTTGGCTTACAAATTGGGTTCCAGGGGGAGAGCTTAATGAATTAGTACT is a window of Dioscorea cayenensis subsp. rotundata cultivar TDr96_F1 chromosome 5, TDr96_F1_v2_PseudoChromosome.rev07_lg8_w22 25.fasta, whole genome shotgun sequence DNA encoding:
- the LOC120262369 gene encoding uncharacterized protein LOC120262369; translation: MGRSCLLEMLLISMVFSISITQGHCRWIKLTVNYDKGYPSHEENSSVERGMMEMVMDYGDPRANTNHRGGAFNPPTGSSHKP
- the LOC120261713 gene encoding RNA polymerase-associated protein LEO1, whose protein sequence is MSGDTKRGLKKKKDGDAEVDELLRQTEDDLLLKLSVNAHTVSDSSLDSDLARRFQALKSPAALAPISSKPREGKGKPENEEDAERQRILGDDLSARFAALKGCSSEANQSPSQSKMMMEIGGSDAEDDEVEKVMRWAIDAARLDPSKGGDDDDDDDDVEVSDDEEIAKKVSDDEEIAKKERNKGKGKPKKWFFF
- the LOC120260682 gene encoding uncharacterized protein LOC120260682; the encoded protein is MSARVAFAAAAAISRSSSRASSAKLIPHRGLAGGGDHHGPPKVNFWEDPLSPSKWKEEHFVLVSLSGWGLLIYGGFKLFGGKKEKKEEVVPDAKQ